The following are from one region of the Erwinia billingiae Eb661 genome:
- the xylA gene encoding xylose isomerase: MQPYFDQLEQVRFEGTGSKNPLAFRHYNPDEIVLGKRMDEHLRFAACYWHTFCWTGADMFGVGAFERPWQQAGDQLALAKRKADVAFEFFQKLNVPYYCFHDVDVSPEGDSLKTYLNNFAVMSDVLAEKQQSTGVKLLWGTANCFTHPRYGAGAATSPDPEVFSWAATQVFTAMNATKKLGGENYVLWGGREGYETLLNTDLRQEREQIGRFMQMVVEHKHKIGFQGSLLIEPKPQEPTKHQYDYDVATVYGFLKQFGLEKEIKVNIEANHATLGGHSFHHEIATAIALGIFGSVDANRGDPQLGWDTDQFPNSVEENALVMFEILKAGGFTTGGLNFDAKVRRQSTDKYDLFYGHIGGMDTMALALKVAAKMIEEGELHQLVAKRYANWNGELGQQILQGKLSLDALAKYAGDHNLAPQHQSGHQEKLENLVNRYLFG; this comes from the coding sequence ATGCAACCCTATTTTGATCAGCTTGAACAGGTTCGCTTTGAAGGAACCGGCAGTAAAAACCCGCTGGCGTTTCGCCATTACAATCCCGACGAGATCGTCCTCGGCAAACGGATGGATGAACATCTGCGTTTTGCTGCCTGTTACTGGCACACCTTCTGCTGGACCGGGGCGGATATGTTTGGCGTCGGGGCGTTCGAGCGGCCGTGGCAGCAGGCGGGGGATCAGCTGGCGCTGGCAAAGCGTAAGGCCGATGTCGCCTTCGAATTCTTCCAGAAACTGAACGTGCCTTACTACTGCTTCCACGATGTGGACGTCTCGCCGGAAGGCGACTCGCTGAAGACCTACCTGAATAACTTTGCGGTGATGAGCGATGTGCTGGCGGAAAAACAGCAGTCCACCGGCGTCAAGCTGCTGTGGGGCACCGCCAACTGCTTTACCCATCCCCGCTATGGCGCAGGCGCGGCCACCAGCCCCGATCCGGAAGTGTTCAGCTGGGCAGCGACTCAGGTGTTCACCGCGATGAACGCAACGAAGAAACTGGGCGGCGAAAACTACGTGCTGTGGGGCGGACGCGAGGGTTATGAAACCCTGCTTAACACCGATTTACGTCAGGAGCGCGAGCAGATCGGCCGCTTTATGCAGATGGTGGTTGAGCATAAGCATAAGATTGGCTTCCAGGGCTCGCTGCTGATTGAGCCGAAACCGCAGGAGCCGACCAAGCACCAGTATGATTACGACGTGGCGACGGTGTATGGCTTCCTGAAGCAGTTTGGCCTGGAAAAAGAGATCAAGGTGAATATCGAGGCGAACCACGCCACCCTCGGCGGCCACTCCTTCCATCATGAGATTGCCACAGCGATTGCGCTGGGGATCTTCGGCTCGGTCGATGCCAACCGTGGCGATCCTCAGCTCGGCTGGGATACCGATCAGTTCCCGAACAGCGTTGAAGAAAATGCGCTGGTGATGTTTGAAATTCTTAAAGCGGGCGGCTTTACCACTGGCGGCCTCAATTTTGATGCCAAAGTCCGCCGTCAGAGCACCGATAAATACGATCTGTTCTATGGTCATATTGGTGGCATGGATACCATGGCGCTGGCGCTGAAGGTGGCGGCGAAGATGATTGAAGAGGGTGAGCTGCATCAGCTGGTCGCCAAACGCTACGCCAACTGGAACGGCGAGCTGGGCCAGCAGATCCTGCAAGGCAAGCTGTCGCTGGATGCGCTCGCGAAATACGCCGGCGATCATAACCTGGCACCACAACACCAGAGCGGTCATCAGGAAAAGCTGGAGAATCTGGTGAATCGCTATCTGTTTGGTTAA